From a single Nissabacter sp. SGAir0207 genomic region:
- a CDS encoding LacI family DNA-binding transcriptional regulator produces MPGKLKMDQIAAQTGYSVSTVSRVLAGKSYTSERARAAIVNCARKLGVLEELASGRLLIDGIAVFAPGRTFNARGDIFYLEVTRGIAEALAAHNVHLSYCGLEEQHADIELFLEKAGNKRINAVIIIGTDDDAIFKVAAALNKPCVLINTHDREMTLDAVAPDHGAIGFNAARHLLERGHRRLLTLTCLRRRTLYTRLNGIQAAYRAFHLPFDPQQDLIVTEGFSADEAEQALEAWLAAHPPAHWPEAIFPGCMTMASGVLRVLARHGLRVPEDVSLITTDFSWHLENLPDAPLTGMVVPCRELGVEAVHLLQHRLHRPQAPVFNLLLQGKLLEAGTVRYATRHAARMVLGK; encoded by the coding sequence ATGCCGGGCAAGCTGAAAATGGACCAAATTGCCGCCCAGACCGGTTACTCCGTCAGCACCGTGTCACGCGTGCTGGCGGGCAAGTCTTACACCAGCGAACGGGCGCGCGCGGCCATTGTTAACTGCGCGCGCAAGTTGGGGGTATTGGAGGAGTTGGCGAGCGGGCGGCTGCTGATTGATGGGATCGCGGTGTTCGCGCCGGGGCGCACCTTCAACGCCCGCGGCGACATCTTCTACCTTGAGGTGACACGCGGCATCGCCGAGGCGCTGGCCGCGCATAACGTCCACCTCAGCTACTGCGGGCTGGAGGAGCAGCACGCGGACATTGAGCTGTTCCTTGAGAAGGCCGGTAACAAGCGCATCAATGCGGTGATCATCATTGGCACCGACGATGACGCCATCTTCAAGGTGGCGGCCGCGCTCAACAAACCCTGCGTGCTGATCAACACCCATGACCGCGAAATGACGCTGGACGCCGTTGCCCCCGACCACGGCGCGATTGGTTTCAACGCGGCGCGGCATCTGCTGGAGCGCGGCCACCGGCGTCTTCTGACGCTCACCTGCCTGCGCCGCCGCACGCTCTACACCCGGCTGAATGGCATTCAGGCGGCCTACCGCGCTTTCCACCTGCCCTTCGACCCCCAGCAGGATCTGATTGTGACCGAGGGCTTCTCGGCGGATGAAGCGGAACAGGCGCTGGAGGCGTGGCTGGCCGCCCACCCGCCGGCCCACTGGCCGGAGGCCATTTTCCCCGGCTGCATGACGATGGCCTCCGGCGTGCTGCGGGTGCTGGCGCGGCACGGCCTGCGGGTGCCGGAGGATGTCTCGCTGATTACCACCGACTTCTCCTGGCATCTGGAGAACCTGCCGGACGCGCCGCTCACCGGCATGGTGGTGCCCTGCCGCGAACTGGGCGTCGAGGCGGTGCACCTGTTGCAGCATCGCCTTCACCGGCCACAGGCACCGGTGTTCAACCTGCTGTTGCAGGGCAAATTGCTGGAGGCGGGCACGGTCAGGTATGCGACACGCCATGCGGCGCGGATGGTACTGGGGAAATAG
- a CDS encoding Na+/H+ antiporter: protein MEIFFTILILILVVSLSGVVTRMLPFQIPLPLMQIAVGAMLAWPNFGLHIDFDPELFLVLFIPPLLFADGWKTPMREFLHHGREVLGLALMLVLLTVVGIGYLIHLVVPNVPLVAAFALAAVLSPTDAVALSGIVGKGRIPKSIMGVLEGEALMNDASGLVSLKFAIAVAMGTMVFTVSGATVEFLKVAIGGLLAGVAVTWLYSKSLRVMSRWSGDDPATQTVFLLLLPFASYLVAEHIGVSGILAAVAAGMTISQSGIIRNAPLAMRLRANGVWSMLEFVFNGMVFLMLGLQLPGILETSLLMLENDPTVPNWQLFADVALIYFALLMLRFLWLWSMKKLSNRLLAKRPLMFGSYTTRELWVASFAGVRGAITLAGVLSIPLFLPDGSAFPSRYQLVFLAVGVILFSLIAGVIALPFLLRGVKVADKSVYREEERMARSVAAEVAIESLHKMEERIAADTEENIDEQTVREVSARVIGNLRRRTYDKDNLENMLLVENLERRFRLNALRAERAELYHLRATQRISNETLQKLLHDLDLLEALLVEKET, encoded by the coding sequence ATGGAAATCTTTTTTACAATCCTCATCCTGATCCTGGTGGTGTCACTCTCCGGGGTCGTCACCCGGATGTTGCCCTTCCAGATCCCCCTTCCCCTGATGCAGATCGCCGTTGGCGCGATGCTGGCGTGGCCCAACTTCGGGCTGCACATCGACTTTGACCCGGAACTGTTTTTGGTGCTGTTTATCCCGCCGCTGCTGTTCGCCGATGGCTGGAAGACGCCGATGCGTGAGTTCCTGCACCACGGCCGCGAGGTGCTGGGACTGGCGCTGATGCTGGTGCTGCTGACGGTGGTCGGCATCGGCTACCTGATCCATCTGGTGGTGCCGAATGTGCCGCTGGTGGCGGCCTTCGCGCTGGCGGCGGTGCTGTCGCCGACCGATGCGGTGGCGCTCTCCGGCATCGTCGGCAAGGGGCGCATCCCGAAATCGATCATGGGCGTGCTGGAGGGCGAGGCGCTGATGAATGACGCCTCCGGTCTGGTGTCGCTGAAGTTTGCCATTGCGGTGGCGATGGGCACTATGGTGTTCACCGTTTCCGGGGCAACGGTGGAGTTCCTGAAGGTGGCGATTGGCGGCCTGCTGGCGGGCGTTGCCGTCACCTGGCTCTACAGCAAGTCGCTGCGCGTGATGAGCCGCTGGAGCGGCGATGACCCGGCAACCCAGACCGTATTCCTGCTGCTGCTGCCGTTCGCCTCCTATCTGGTGGCGGAGCACATTGGCGTCTCGGGCATTTTGGCGGCGGTGGCGGCGGGCATGACCATCAGCCAGTCCGGCATTATCCGCAACGCGCCGCTGGCGATGCGCCTGCGCGCCAACGGCGTCTGGTCGATGCTGGAGTTCGTCTTCAACGGCATGGTGTTCCTGATGCTCGGCCTGCAACTGCCGGGCATCCTCGAGACTTCGCTGCTGATGCTGGAGAATGACCCGACCGTGCCAAACTGGCAGCTGTTTGCCGACGTGGCGCTGATCTACTTCGCGCTGCTGATGCTGCGCTTCCTGTGGCTCTGGTCGATGAAAAAGCTGAGCAACCGCCTGCTGGCCAAGCGCCCGCTGATGTTCGGCAGCTACACCACCCGCGAGCTGTGGGTCGCCTCCTTCGCCGGGGTGCGCGGGGCGATCACGCTGGCCGGTGTGCTCTCCATCCCGCTGTTCCTGCCGGATGGCTCCGCCTTCCCGTCGCGCTACCAGCTGGTGTTTTTGGCGGTCGGGGTGATCCTGTTCTCGCTGATTGCCGGGGTGATCGCGCTGCCGTTCCTGCTGCGTGGCGTCAAGGTGGCCGACAAGTCGGTCTACAGGGAGGAGGAGCGGATGGCGCGCTCGGTCGCGGCGGAAGTGGCGATTGAGAGCCTGCACAAGATGGAGGAGCGCATCGCCGCCGACACCGAAGAGAACATCGATGAGCAGACGGTGCGCGAGGTGAGCGCCAGGGTGATCGGCAACCTGCGCCGCCGCACCTATGACAAGGACAATCTGGAGAACATGCTGCTGGTGGAGAACCTGGAGCGCCGCTTCCGCCTCAACGCCCTGCGGGCTGAGCGCGCGGAGCTGTACCATCTGCGCGCCACCCAGCGCATCAGCAATGAGACGCTGCAAAAGCTGCTGCATGACCTTGACCTGCTGGAAGCCCTGCTAGTCGAGAAAGAGACCTGA
- a CDS encoding NCS2 family permease, with protein sequence MSSNHTRTGGSVQPTGSLDAFFKISARGSSVRQEIVAGLTTFLAMVYSVIVVPGMLGKAGFPPAAVFVGTCLVAGVGSLLMGLWANLPMAIGCAISLTAFTAFSLVLGQQISIPVALGAVFLMGVLFTLISATGIRAWILRNLPMGVAHGTGIGIGLFLLLIAANGVGLVVKNPAPGLPVALGDFTSFPVLMTLVGLAATIGLEKRRVPGGILLVIVALSIVGLIFDPSVKYSGLFAMPSLTDASGHSTIFSLDILGALQPVVLPSVLALVMTAVFDATGTIRAVAGQANLLDSDGQIINGGKALTSDSVSSIFAGLVGVSPAAVYIESAAGTAAGGKTGLTATVVGLLFLLMLFLSPLSYLVPGYATAPALMYVGLLMLSNVTKLDFNDFVDAMAGLLCAVFIVLTCNIVTGIMLGFGSLVIGRVVSGEWRKLNVGTVVIAVALVVFYAGGWAI encoded by the coding sequence ATGTCTAGCAATCACACCCGGACGGGTGGCTCCGTGCAGCCAACAGGCTCGCTGGATGCATTTTTCAAAATCAGTGCGCGCGGCAGCAGCGTGCGGCAGGAGATTGTCGCCGGGCTGACCACCTTTTTGGCGATGGTCTACTCCGTGATCGTCGTGCCGGGAATGCTCGGCAAGGCCGGTTTCCCGCCGGCGGCGGTGTTCGTCGGCACCTGTCTGGTGGCGGGCGTTGGCTCGCTGCTGATGGGGCTGTGGGCCAACCTGCCGATGGCGATCGGTTGTGCCATCTCGCTGACCGCCTTCACCGCCTTCAGTCTGGTGCTCGGCCAGCAGATCAGCATTCCGGTGGCGCTGGGCGCGGTGTTCCTGATGGGCGTGCTGTTCACCCTGATCTCCGCCACCGGCATCCGTGCCTGGATCCTGCGTAACCTGCCGATGGGCGTGGCGCACGGCACCGGCATCGGCATCGGCCTGTTCCTGCTGCTGATCGCCGCCAACGGCGTCGGTCTGGTAGTGAAGAACCCGGCCCCCGGCCTGCCGGTGGCGCTGGGCGACTTCACCTCCTTCCCGGTGCTGATGACGCTGGTGGGGCTGGCGGCCACCATTGGCCTTGAGAAGCGCCGGGTGCCGGGCGGTATCCTGCTGGTGATTGTGGCGCTGTCGATCGTTGGGCTGATCTTCGATCCGTCGGTGAAGTATTCGGGGCTGTTCGCCATGCCGTCGCTGACCGACGCCAGCGGCCACTCCACCATCTTCAGCCTGGATATTCTGGGCGCGCTGCAACCGGTAGTGCTGCCGAGCGTGCTGGCGCTGGTGATGACCGCAGTATTTGACGCCACCGGCACCATCCGCGCGGTGGCCGGGCAGGCCAACCTGCTGGACAGCGACGGCCAGATCATCAACGGCGGCAAGGCGCTGACCTCCGACTCCGTGAGCAGCATCTTCGCCGGGCTGGTGGGTGTCTCGCCAGCGGCGGTCTACATTGAATCGGCGGCGGGCACGGCGGCGGGCGGCAAGACCGGCCTGACCGCGACGGTGGTCGGCCTGCTGTTCCTGCTGATGCTGTTCCTCTCGCCGCTCTCCTATCTGGTGCCGGGCTACGCCACCGCACCGGCGCTGATGTACGTCGGCCTGTTGATGCTGAGCAACGTCACCAAGCTCGACTTCAACGACTTCGTGGACGCGATGGCGGGCCTGCTGTGCGCGGTGTTTATCGTGCTGACCTGCAACATCGTCACCGGCATCATGCTGGGCTTCGGCTCGCTGGTGATTGGCCGGGTGGTGAGCGGCGAGTGGCGCAAGCTGAACGTCGGCACCGTGGTGATCGCCGTGGCGCTGGTGGTGTTTTATGCCGGTGGCTGGGCCATCTGA
- a CDS encoding glutathione S-transferase family protein, with protein sequence MITLHHLNNSRSQRILWMLEELEVPYQIERYQRDPHTMLAPEALRRVHPLGKSPVLTDDDLTLAESGAIIEYLQETYDAQGLLKPTDHFARQHYRYWLHYAEGSLMPLLLMKLIFSRLGKPPVPLLVRPVAGAIGKGMQKAWLDKQIAVHRDYLEKALQENPWFAGREFSAADIQMSFPLEALNSRSGLEGAPALADWLKRAQARPAYQRALAQGGPYELAGAQ encoded by the coding sequence ATGATCACCCTCCACCACCTGAACAACTCCCGTTCCCAGCGCATTCTCTGGATGCTGGAGGAGTTGGAGGTGCCCTACCAGATTGAGCGTTACCAGCGTGACCCGCACACCATGCTGGCCCCCGAGGCGCTCAGGCGCGTGCACCCGCTCGGCAAGTCACCGGTGCTGACCGACGACGACCTGACGCTGGCGGAGTCGGGCGCCATCATCGAATATTTGCAGGAGACCTACGATGCGCAGGGGCTGCTCAAGCCTACCGACCACTTTGCCCGCCAGCACTACCGCTACTGGCTGCACTACGCCGAAGGCTCACTGATGCCGCTGCTGCTGATGAAACTGATCTTCAGCCGACTCGGCAAGCCGCCGGTGCCGCTGCTGGTGCGGCCAGTGGCTGGCGCGATTGGCAAGGGGATGCAGAAAGCCTGGCTCGACAAGCAGATTGCCGTCCACCGCGACTATTTAGAAAAGGCGTTGCAGGAGAACCCGTGGTTCGCCGGACGTGAGTTCAGCGCGGCGGATATCCAGATGAGTTTCCCGCTGGAGGCGCTGAATTCGCGGAGCGGGCTGGAGGGCGCGCCAGCGCTGGCTGACTGGCTGAAACGGGCGCAGGCGCGGCCCGCCTACCAGCGTGCGCTGGCACAGGGCGGGCCATACGAACTGGCGGGTGCTCAGTAG
- a CDS encoding bifunctional diguanylate cyclase/phosphodiesterase, whose protein sequence is MLASSYNDVLVMFSFIVAILASYTALDMAGRVATTDKPAAHWWLGGGAIAMGIGIWSMHFIGMLAFSLPVAISYDPTITGLSMLIAIASSVFALWLVTDLHLPISRLLVGSVIMGVGIAGMHYTGMAAMNVMPGMSYHFGWVALSIVIAVLASAGALWMSFRLRTQTSNVKLLRALAAIIMGIAIVGMHYTGMAAANFSMTPEMMGHMHRHGGVNTNWLAVLVIVVTLAVLAITLVVSVLDARLQARTAVLAQSLEQANRELTQLALHDNLTKLPNRLLLEDRIQQALQKAEHEDTQFAVLFMDLDGFKAVNDAYGHHIGDQLLIAVTERIRDRLGTQDTLARLGGDEFVVLVEISDPADAATLAAQLVMLIEKPFHVSRYELLVSISIGIAVYPSDGTTERELMLNADAAMYHTKNSGRNGHSFFQKSMNTNAQEQLQLMHDLRLAIEHDELRLQYQPKFTAPDGPVCGFEALVRWERPETGMLSPAVFLPLAEKTGLILPIGEWVLNEACRQLSEWHRQGHEEWSIAVNLSALQFEQPDLVEKVISIIKRHNIPPSKLTLEVTETTAMRNPDASVAILDQLTELGVKASIDDFGTGYSSLLYLKRLPASELKIDRAFINELTIDNEDASIVSAIIALGQTLNLKVVAEGVETPEQQAFLSQLGCDALQGFLLGRPMTPAQIAERISSDWPGRVIPATEIAAREADAASQ, encoded by the coding sequence ATGCTTGCCAGCAGTTACAACGATGTATTGGTGATGTTCTCTTTCATCGTTGCCATCCTTGCCTCATATACCGCGCTGGACATGGCCGGTCGTGTGGCCACCACTGACAAGCCCGCGGCCCACTGGTGGCTTGGCGGCGGCGCGATTGCGATGGGGATCGGCATCTGGTCGATGCACTTCATCGGCATGTTGGCCTTCAGCCTGCCGGTCGCCATCAGTTACGATCCCACCATCACCGGCCTGTCGATGCTGATTGCCATCGCCTCCTCGGTCTTCGCCCTCTGGCTGGTCACCGATCTGCACCTGCCCATCTCCCGCCTGCTGGTTGGCTCGGTGATCATGGGGGTCGGCATCGCCGGGATGCACTACACCGGCATGGCGGCGATGAACGTAATGCCCGGCATGTCCTATCACTTCGGCTGGGTGGCGCTCTCCATCGTGATTGCGGTGCTCGCCTCCGCTGGCGCGCTCTGGATGTCCTTCCGGCTGCGCACCCAGACCTCTAACGTCAAGCTGCTGCGCGCGCTGGCTGCCATCATCATGGGCATCGCCATCGTCGGGATGCACTACACCGGCATGGCGGCTGCCAACTTCTCCATGACGCCGGAGATGATGGGCCACATGCACCGCCACGGCGGCGTAAACACCAACTGGCTGGCAGTGCTGGTGATTGTGGTCACCCTGGCGGTGCTGGCCATTACGCTGGTGGTGTCGGTGCTGGACGCCCGCCTTCAGGCGCGTACCGCGGTGCTGGCGCAGTCGCTGGAGCAGGCCAACCGCGAGCTGACCCAGCTGGCGCTGCATGACAACCTGACCAAACTGCCGAACCGCCTGCTGCTGGAGGATCGCATCCAGCAGGCGCTGCAAAAGGCGGAGCATGAGGATACCCAGTTCGCGGTGCTGTTCATGGATCTGGATGGCTTCAAGGCGGTGAATGATGCCTACGGCCACCACATCGGCGACCAGCTACTGATCGCCGTCACCGAGCGCATCCGCGACCGGCTCGGCACCCAGGACACGCTGGCGCGGCTGGGTGGCGATGAGTTTGTGGTGCTGGTGGAGATCAGCGACCCGGCCGATGCCGCGACGCTGGCGGCGCAGCTGGTGATGCTGATTGAGAAGCCGTTCCACGTCTCACGCTATGAGTTGCTGGTCTCCATCAGCATCGGCATCGCCGTCTACCCGAGCGACGGCACCACCGAGCGCGAACTGATGCTCAACGCCGACGCGGCGATGTACCACACCAAAAACTCTGGCCGCAACGGCCACAGCTTCTTCCAGAAGTCGATGAACACCAATGCGCAGGAGCAGCTGCAACTGATGCACGATCTGCGGCTGGCGATTGAGCATGACGAACTGCGCCTGCAATACCAGCCCAAGTTCACCGCGCCGGATGGCCCGGTGTGCGGCTTTGAGGCGCTGGTGCGCTGGGAGCGCCCGGAGACCGGGATGCTCAGCCCGGCGGTGTTCCTGCCGCTGGCGGAGAAGACCGGCCTGATCCTGCCGATTGGCGAGTGGGTGCTGAACGAGGCGTGCCGCCAGCTGAGCGAGTGGCACCGCCAGGGACACGAAGAGTGGAGCATCGCCGTCAACCTGTCAGCGTTGCAGTTTGAGCAGCCGGATCTGGTGGAGAAGGTGATCAGCATCATCAAGCGCCACAACATCCCGCCAAGCAAGCTGACGCTGGAGGTGACGGAGACCACCGCGATGCGCAACCCGGATGCCAGCGTGGCGATCCTCGACCAGCTGACCGAGCTGGGGGTGAAGGCGTCGATTGATGACTTCGGCACCGGCTACTCCAGCCTGCTCTACCTGAAACGGCTGCCAGCCAGCGAACTCAAGATTGACCGGGCGTTCATCAACGAACTGACCATCGACAATGAGGATGCCAGCATCGTCTCGGCGATCATCGCGCTGGGGCAGACCCTCAACCTGAAGGTGGTGGCCGAAGGCGTGGAGACGCCGGAGCAGCAGGCGTTCCTCAGCCAGCTCGGCTGCGACGCCCTGCAAGGCTTCCTGCTTGGCCGCCCAATGACGCCCGCCCAGATCGCCGAGCGCATCAGCAGCGACTGGCCCGGCCGCGTCATCCCAGCCACCGAGATAGCCGCCCGCGAAGCGGACGCCGCGTCCCAATAA
- a CDS encoding Gfo/Idh/MocA family protein — MTDDSNFPFENRGPATATGHGLPAEGAYLPPSEIDSGKAEGGSVTFINWKGEADTPEPSPPAWLPPEQRVGIAVVGLGRLTLNQILPALHRCKNARPVALVSGKPDKARVVAAQYGIREEAIYSYDEMHKLADNPEIEAVYIVTPNGLHRDHVLAAARAGKHVLCEKPMANTSQEAQEMVEACQQAGVKLMIAYRCQFDAYNKEAARQVQSGELGRPRLIEATNVQSMGPDDQWRFKAALAGGGALPDIGLYCLNGVRMMLAENPIEVYAQAINPTGDPRYEEVEETITFQMRFPSGVVAQCSSSYGAHEGKEMTIRLEKGWVKLENAYAYSGQRLKVSQLKGEAVSQQELKLSAGPQFALEIEHFADCVRNDRAPRTPGEEGLQDQIFIEALYRSAQEGRPVTLERRDVHVTAAQSPQEAS; from the coding sequence ATGACCGATGACAGCAACTTCCCGTTTGAGAACCGCGGCCCCGCGACCGCCACCGGCCACGGCCTGCCCGCCGAAGGCGCTTACCTGCCGCCCTCGGAGATTGACAGCGGCAAGGCCGAGGGGGGAAGCGTAACCTTTATCAACTGGAAGGGGGAGGCGGACACGCCGGAGCCTTCGCCGCCCGCCTGGCTGCCGCCGGAGCAGCGCGTCGGCATTGCGGTGGTCGGGCTGGGGCGGCTGACGCTCAACCAGATCCTGCCCGCGCTGCACCGCTGCAAGAATGCCCGGCCGGTGGCGCTGGTCTCCGGCAAGCCCGACAAGGCGCGTGTCGTGGCGGCGCAGTATGGCATCCGTGAGGAGGCGATCTACAGCTACGACGAGATGCACAAACTGGCTGACAACCCGGAGATTGAGGCGGTCTACATCGTGACGCCCAACGGCTTGCACCGCGACCACGTGCTGGCGGCGGCGCGCGCTGGCAAGCATGTGCTGTGCGAGAAGCCGATGGCCAACACCTCGCAGGAGGCACAGGAGATGGTGGAAGCCTGCCAGCAGGCTGGCGTGAAGCTGATGATCGCCTACCGCTGCCAGTTCGACGCCTACAACAAAGAAGCGGCGCGGCAGGTGCAGTCCGGCGAGCTGGGCCGCCCGCGGCTGATTGAGGCGACCAACGTGCAGTCGATGGGGCCGGATGACCAGTGGCGCTTCAAGGCGGCGCTGGCTGGCGGCGGCGCGCTGCCGGACATCGGCCTCTACTGCCTGAATGGCGTGCGCATGATGCTGGCGGAGAACCCGATTGAGGTGTACGCGCAGGCCATCAACCCGACCGGCGACCCGCGCTATGAGGAGGTGGAGGAGACCATCACCTTCCAGATGCGCTTCCCGTCGGGCGTGGTGGCACAGTGCTCGTCCAGCTATGGCGCGCACGAGGGCAAGGAGATGACCATCCGGCTGGAGAAGGGTTGGGTGAAGCTGGAGAACGCCTACGCCTACAGCGGCCAGCGCCTGAAAGTGTCGCAACTGAAGGGCGAGGCGGTGTCACAGCAGGAGTTGAAGCTGAGCGCCGGGCCGCAGTTTGCGCTGGAGATTGAACACTTCGCCGACTGCGTGCGCAACGACCGCGCGCCGCGCACGCCCGGCGAGGAGGGGTTGCAGGACCAGATCTTTATCGAAGCCCTCTACCGCTCCGCCCAGGAGGGCCGCCCGGTGACGCTGGAGCGGCGCGATGTGCATGTTACGGCGGCGCAGTCGCCACAGGAGGCATCATGA
- a CDS encoding DUF305 domain-containing protein: MSRVRAPWLAGLLLAPLMALAAPPPPSGNAVHGEHGGAATDAQQEYQAGMATMHDNMAKAFTSSDPDTAFIQGMIAHHEGAIAMARTQLKYGRNAEARKMAEAVIKAQQVEIVQMRQWLDKQASQGR, translated from the coding sequence ATGAGTAGAGTACGCGCACCCTGGCTGGCGGGCTTGCTGCTCGCCCCGTTGATGGCGCTGGCCGCCCCGCCGCCGCCGAGCGGCAACGCGGTGCATGGCGAGCACGGCGGGGCCGCCACCGACGCCCAGCAGGAGTATCAGGCTGGCATGGCCACCATGCATGACAACATGGCGAAAGCCTTCACCTCCAGCGACCCGGACACCGCGTTTATCCAGGGGATGATTGCCCACCATGAGGGGGCGATCGCGATGGCGCGCACCCAGCTGAAGTATGGCCGCAACGCCGAGGCGCGCAAAATGGCCGAAGCGGTGATCAAGGCGCAGCAGGTCGAGATTGTCCAGATGCGCCAGTGGCTCGACAAACAGGCGTCACAAGGGCGCTGA
- a CDS encoding PLP-dependent aminotransferase family protein, translating to MRSLHADLLLQRLQQTTGGQLRLRVCQCLRTAIADGSIPPGSRLPATRDLARELEVSRNTVLYAYEQLQAEGYLQAKTGSGTAVAEILPDSYLTAVAGQSYHIERYAKEARLSKRGGTLMGYANASPHQWGAFVPGVPDVREFPHALFSSIQRKINRDPLHHHLTYSHQGGSYELQQALVEYLRVTRSVQCDVDQILITEGTHQGIDLIAKMLCDPGDRVWFEEPGYWGARNILRINGAELQPVPVDGQGLVPPAPEGAPPKLIFVTPSHQYPLGAVMSLPRRQQLLALAREQGSWIIEDDYDSEFRFSGQPYPALQGLEPDAPVIYLGTFSKTLYPALRIGYMVLPKPLASAMKLASAELYRGGHFLIQTALAQFMREGHYTAHIRRMRLLYGRRRAYLVSLIQRYLGPEFLHEYDHDAGLHLVLVLPKGCDDVKIAAHALRRGVKVRPLSQYFMCRQSRRGLLLGFACVEESAMLPAFNVLRDSLIKGGLTLPGGAPAQSGK from the coding sequence TTGCGTTCTTTACACGCAGATCTGCTTTTACAGCGTTTGCAGCAGACCACCGGCGGGCAGCTGCGGCTGCGCGTCTGCCAGTGCCTGCGCACGGCGATTGCTGATGGCAGCATCCCGCCCGGCAGCCGCCTGCCAGCGACGCGCGATCTGGCGCGGGAGCTGGAGGTGTCGCGCAATACCGTGCTCTACGCCTATGAGCAGTTGCAGGCGGAGGGCTACTTGCAGGCCAAGACCGGCAGCGGCACGGCGGTGGCGGAGATCCTGCCCGACAGCTACCTGACGGCGGTCGCGGGCCAGAGCTACCATATCGAGCGCTATGCCAAGGAGGCGCGGCTGTCGAAGCGCGGCGGCACCCTGATGGGCTACGCCAACGCCTCGCCGCACCAGTGGGGGGCCTTTGTGCCGGGCGTGCCGGACGTGCGCGAGTTCCCGCACGCGCTGTTCAGCTCCATCCAGCGCAAGATCAACCGCGATCCGCTGCACCACCACCTCACCTACAGCCATCAGGGCGGCAGCTATGAGCTGCAACAGGCGCTGGTGGAGTACCTGCGCGTCACGCGATCGGTGCAGTGCGATGTGGATCAGATCCTGATCACCGAGGGCACCCATCAGGGGATCGACCTGATCGCCAAGATGCTGTGCGATCCCGGCGATCGCGTCTGGTTCGAGGAGCCGGGCTACTGGGGCGCGCGCAATATCTTGCGCATCAATGGCGCGGAGTTGCAGCCGGTGCCGGTCGATGGACAGGGGCTGGTGCCGCCCGCGCCGGAGGGCGCGCCGCCGAAGCTGATCTTTGTCACGCCGTCGCACCAGTACCCGCTCGGCGCGGTGATGAGCCTGCCGCGCCGCCAGCAGTTGCTGGCGCTGGCGCGGGAGCAGGGGAGCTGGATCATTGAGGATGACTACGACAGCGAGTTCCGCTTCAGCGGCCAGCCCTACCCGGCGTTGCAGGGGCTGGAGCCAGATGCGCCGGTGATCTACCTCGGCACCTTCAGCAAGACGCTCTACCCGGCGTTGCGCATCGGCTACATGGTGTTGCCGAAACCGCTCGCCTCGGCGATGAAGCTGGCGAGCGCCGAGCTATACCGTGGCGGCCACTTCCTGATCCAGACCGCGCTGGCGCAGTTCATGCGCGAAGGGCACTACACCGCCCACATCCGCCGGATGCGGCTGCTCTATGGCCGCCGTCGCGCCTATCTGGTGTCGCTGATCCAGCGCTATCTGGGGCCGGAGTTTTTGCATGAGTATGACCACGATGCCGGGCTGCATCTGGTGCTGGTGCTGCCGAAGGGGTGCGATGACGTGAAGATTGCTGCCCATGCGCTGCGGCGCGGGGTGAAGGTACGGCCCCTGTCGCAGTACTTCATGTGCCGCCAGTCACGGCGCGGGCTGCTGCTTGGCTTTGCCTGCGTGGAGGAGAGCGCGATGCTGCCAGCCTTCAACGTGCTGCGTGACAGCCTGATCAAGGGCGGCCTGACGCTACCGGGCGGCGCGCCAGCACAGTCCGGCAAATAG